In one Lolium rigidum isolate FL_2022 chromosome 3, APGP_CSIRO_Lrig_0.1, whole genome shotgun sequence genomic region, the following are encoded:
- the LOC124699043 gene encoding glutaredoxin-C13-like: MDQVTKLVSERAVVVFTSSKCSMCDSVTFLLSNLGVHAAVYELDKEQLGRELERELARRLGRGSPVVPAVFIGGSLVGGINRVMALHLAGELVPMLMNAGALWL; encoded by the coding sequence ATGGACCAAGTCACGAAGCTGGTGTCGGAGCGGGCGGTTGTGGTGTTCACTTCGAGCAAATGCTCCATGTGCGACTCCGTGACGTTCCTCCTCAGCAACCTCGGCGTCCACGCCGCCGTGTACGAGCTGGACAAGGAACAGCTGGGCAGGGAGCTGGAGAGAGAGCTCGCCAGGAGGCTCGGCCGAGGCTCTCCCGTGGTGCCAGCGGTGTTCATCGGCGGGAGTCTCGTCGGCGGCATCAATAGGGTCATGGCGCTGCACCTGGCCGGCGAGCTCGTCCCCATGCTCATGAACGCCGGCGCGCTCTGGCTCTAG